One stretch of Rosistilla oblonga DNA includes these proteins:
- a CDS encoding flagellar hook-length control protein FliK: MGDSISLNSINAIRRGNNASLQLQLDPTDLTSGFAQIFEAAPATREQPKAEEPSASKTANKPDSEDRDDDESYDSAAAGQTAATPIAQSSDPLDASIEEPIATEAGLADPDQQPASATPNGEELDAEANENVAAGTATDSAGENNAATEADLAVDANSSETAESTPLDNPIENVEATEQPEGFEDSLAETDTTSELVAEPVSDVADPQAGQVAAVAPVSEADPNVEPEDPAVAKTAAEELEPAIARSDVEPGSQKSKRRFSKDAGEERIVGLPNGTQPPADSVQPASTQRPAEGTSPAIVAPAELAVAEELPVDLPSVDPTAALSQPEPEAEPASQSAATSIPLAAAKQTEAAARSGATLLPDAAPTIGSAKIETAGNATTAAAAKAKSTETNPLDQVDRAKLLQRVSRAFQQLGTDGGSLKIRLHPPRLGSVGIDVNVSGRKINARIVTESEAASHALRENLHDLKNRLAEQGFQIESIEIGMESEMGTSHGGQQEQRETFQNFAAPPRPAMPEPIGSSELSREIGSSAGSSTEQLDLVA, from the coding sequence ATGGGCGACTCGATTTCGCTCAACTCGATCAACGCAATTCGCCGAGGCAATAATGCTTCGTTGCAATTGCAGTTGGATCCGACCGATCTGACCAGCGGCTTTGCCCAAATCTTTGAAGCCGCTCCGGCGACGCGCGAGCAGCCCAAGGCCGAAGAACCGTCGGCCTCCAAAACGGCAAACAAACCCGATTCGGAAGATCGCGACGACGACGAGTCGTACGATTCCGCGGCCGCCGGACAAACCGCCGCGACACCGATCGCGCAATCATCCGATCCCCTGGACGCTTCGATCGAAGAACCGATCGCCACCGAAGCAGGACTCGCCGATCCGGATCAACAGCCAGCATCGGCCACGCCCAACGGCGAAGAGCTCGATGCGGAAGCTAACGAAAACGTAGCTGCTGGTACAGCAACCGACAGCGCCGGCGAGAACAATGCGGCAACGGAAGCTGATTTGGCTGTCGATGCAAATTCGTCGGAGACCGCCGAATCGACACCGCTGGACAATCCGATCGAAAACGTCGAAGCGACCGAGCAGCCCGAAGGGTTCGAGGATTCGCTGGCCGAAACCGACACGACATCCGAACTTGTCGCGGAACCGGTTTCCGACGTCGCCGATCCGCAGGCTGGTCAGGTGGCGGCTGTCGCCCCGGTTTCAGAAGCCGATCCCAACGTAGAACCAGAGGATCCAGCGGTCGCCAAAACGGCGGCAGAAGAACTGGAACCAGCGATCGCCCGCAGCGACGTGGAGCCGGGATCGCAGAAATCGAAACGGCGATTCAGCAAGGATGCAGGCGAAGAACGGATCGTCGGGCTGCCCAACGGAACCCAGCCGCCAGCTGATTCGGTGCAGCCGGCTTCGACTCAGCGACCAGCTGAAGGCACGTCGCCAGCGATCGTCGCGCCGGCGGAACTGGCTGTCGCCGAAGAGCTTCCGGTCGACCTGCCATCGGTCGATCCAACCGCAGCGCTGTCGCAACCCGAGCCCGAAGCGGAACCAGCTAGCCAATCGGCTGCCACATCGATTCCCCTCGCCGCGGCAAAACAGACCGAAGCCGCCGCTCGATCGGGTGCGACGCTACTGCCCGACGCCGCACCAACCATCGGTTCGGCAAAGATCGAAACGGCGGGGAATGCAACGACTGCGGCAGCCGCCAAAGCCAAGTCGACCGAGACAAATCCATTGGATCAAGTCGATCGAGCGAAGTTGCTGCAACGCGTCTCGCGAGCCTTTCAGCAACTGGGGACCGATGGCGGCAGCCTGAAGATCCGCCTGCACCCGCCGCGACTCGGATCGGTTGGGATCGACGTCAACGTATCGGGACGGAAGATCAACGCGCGGATCGTGACCGAATCGGAAGCCGCCTCGCACGCGTTGCGAGAGAATCTACACGACCTCAAAAACCGGCTGGCCGAACAGGGATTTCAGATCGAATCGATCGAAATCGGCATGGAGAGCGAGATGGGGACGTCGCACGGCGGCCAACAGGAACAGCGAGAAACGTTCCAAAACTTCGCCGCACCGCCGCGGCCAGCGATGCCCGAACCGATTGGCTCAAGCGAGTTGTCGCGGGAGATCGGCAGCTCGGCAGGATCGTCGACTGAACAACTGGATCTTGTCGCCTAG
- a CDS encoding sulfatase, whose amino-acid sequence MLRTLLPFLLVSVPSIAMTADRPNILYIMSDDHAAPAISAYGSRLADVAPTPNIDRLAKEGALFTNAFCTNSICSPSRACVMTGQYNHTNGAFDLSGRVAPGEQMLAIQMGKAGYQTAMIGKWHLHHEPADFDYYCVLPGQGKYHDPEFLVRGDKPWGKNKLQFPGKHSSDAITDLTLDWLKDGWDQEQPFFLMHHYKAPHDYFENAERYESYLADVQIPEPDTLWHRDPKFGSLATRGTNDELLPHIGTSIGGRNLRRSYLGDLPSLYPNEFPKDFDPAKYSDEENTRFAYQAYLKKYLRCVKGIDDNLGRLFQHLEQTGQIDNTIIIYTGDQGFMLGEHDYQDKRWMFEESQRMPFLVRYPKSIPAGKRYDTIIENVDYAPTMLALAGAEIPASVQGRSFKSLLETGNEPADWKQAAYYRYWMHMAHHDNPGHLGIRTKTHKLIYFYGCNYDGGYQTPAGWELYDLVNDPQETRNLYDDPDQAERVAELKAQLARLRQSVGDDGSHHPKCEAIVQEFWDYDEADRAKARKISHQYLQRRQAELKAGKLNTRTWQGE is encoded by the coding sequence ATGCTGCGGACGTTGCTGCCGTTTTTGCTCGTATCTGTGCCATCGATCGCGATGACCGCAGATCGCCCCAACATCCTGTACATCATGTCGGACGACCACGCCGCCCCCGCGATCTCCGCTTACGGCAGCCGATTAGCCGACGTTGCCCCGACGCCCAACATCGACCGATTGGCGAAAGAGGGGGCGTTGTTCACCAACGCCTTCTGCACCAATTCGATCTGTTCGCCATCGCGAGCGTGCGTGATGACGGGCCAATACAACCACACCAACGGCGCGTTTGATCTGAGCGGCCGCGTGGCTCCCGGTGAACAGATGCTGGCGATTCAGATGGGCAAGGCGGGTTACCAAACCGCAATGATCGGCAAGTGGCACCTGCACCATGAACCGGCCGACTTCGATTATTACTGTGTGCTGCCCGGCCAGGGGAAATACCACGACCCGGAATTCCTGGTTCGTGGCGACAAGCCGTGGGGGAAAAACAAACTGCAGTTTCCGGGCAAACATTCCAGCGATGCGATCACCGACCTGACGCTCGATTGGTTGAAAGATGGCTGGGATCAAGAGCAGCCATTCTTCTTGATGCATCATTATAAAGCGCCTCACGATTACTTCGAAAACGCCGAGCGTTACGAGTCGTACCTGGCCGATGTCCAGATCCCCGAGCCCGACACGCTGTGGCATCGCGATCCCAAGTTTGGATCGCTGGCCACGCGAGGTACCAACGACGAACTGCTGCCCCATATCGGCACATCGATCGGCGGACGCAATCTGCGACGTTCCTACCTTGGCGATCTACCGTCACTCTACCCGAACGAGTTCCCCAAGGACTTTGATCCCGCCAAATACAGCGACGAAGAGAACACGCGGTTCGCCTACCAGGCCTACCTGAAGAAGTACCTCCGCTGCGTCAAAGGAATCGATGACAACCTGGGCCGTTTATTCCAACATCTGGAACAAACGGGGCAGATCGACAACACGATCATCATCTACACCGGCGACCAGGGTTTTATGCTGGGCGAGCACGACTACCAGGACAAGCGTTGGATGTTCGAAGAATCGCAGCGGATGCCGTTTCTGGTCCGCTATCCCAAAAGCATTCCGGCGGGGAAGCGGTACGACACGATCATCGAAAACGTCGACTACGCCCCGACGATGCTGGCGCTGGCTGGCGCCGAGATCCCCGCTTCGGTTCAGGGGCGTTCGTTCAAGTCGCTGCTGGAGACCGGCAACGAACCGGCCGACTGGAAGCAAGCGGCTTATTATCGCTATTGGATGCACATGGCTCACCACGACAATCCGGGGCATTTAGGCATTCGAACTAAGACGCACAAGCTGATCTACTTCTACGGCTGCAATTACGATGGCGGTTATCAAACGCCAGCGGGCTGGGAGCTTTACGATCTGGTGAACGATCCGCAGGAGACGCGGAACCTCTACGATGATCCCGACCAAGCGGAACGGGTGGCTGAACTGAAAGCCCAGCTGGCTCGGCTGCGGCAAAGCGTGGGAGACGATGGCAGCCATCACCCGAAGTGCGAGGCGATCGTGCAGGAGTTCTGGGATTACGACGAAGCCGATCGCGCCAAGGCGAGGAAGATCTCCCACCAATACCTGCAGCGCCGCCAGGCCGAACTGAAAGCGGGCAAACTGAATACGCGAACGTGGCAGGGTGAGTAG
- a CDS encoding BON domain-containing protein codes for MIDTLEPQSSVVARNRLHESPITELRDLEIVEDGECLCISGRVRSFYHKQLAQETVRQTAPGWTVVNRVDVD; via the coding sequence ATGATTGACACGCTCGAACCGCAATCGTCTGTTGTTGCTCGAAATCGTCTGCACGAAAGCCCAATCACCGAGCTCCGCGATCTGGAGATCGTCGAAGATGGTGAATGCTTGTGCATCAGCGGCCGCGTTCGCTCGTTCTATCACAAGCAGCTCGCTCAAGAGACAGTTCGCCAAACCGCTCCCGGTTGGACCGTCGTCAACCGCGTCGACGTCGACTAG
- a CDS encoding FliH/SctL family protein, producing MSTILKSKSGRQDPGFSGVAGFNLDDFANRASQEVAQAQQTAAAIIKQAHADAEAIQQQAREAGREEGLKEANEVIDQRVKVAVDSAVHSRLATLESAIDQLWETENDWLQQWQQNTLEIAFEVAQKLTRNAINQNDEILLGWANEALDAVRGARKITLAVHPETLSVLGQQLDRVVRRPGLPQETHIEPDEAVEPMGVVVRQEGGHIDLQLSTQLEKLAQHLGLQSEEE from the coding sequence GTGTCGACCATTCTGAAATCCAAATCGGGCAGACAGGATCCTGGCTTCTCGGGCGTGGCTGGATTTAATCTCGACGACTTTGCCAATCGCGCGTCGCAAGAAGTCGCACAGGCTCAACAAACCGCCGCGGCGATCATCAAGCAAGCGCATGCCGACGCCGAAGCGATCCAACAGCAAGCTCGCGAAGCCGGTCGCGAAGAGGGACTGAAAGAGGCCAACGAAGTGATCGACCAGCGGGTCAAAGTCGCTGTCGATTCGGCGGTCCACAGCCGGCTGGCAACGCTCGAATCGGCGATCGATCAGCTGTGGGAAACGGAAAACGATTGGTTGCAACAGTGGCAACAGAACACGTTGGAGATCGCTTTTGAAGTCGCACAAAAGCTGACTCGCAATGCGATCAACCAAAACGACGAGATCCTGCTGGGATGGGCTAACGAAGCGCTCGATGCAGTTCGCGGAGCGAGGAAGATCACGTTGGCCGTCCACCCGGAAACGTTAAGCGTCTTGGGGCAACAGCTGGATCGCGTCGTCCGCCGCCCCGGCCTGCCTCAGGAAACGCACATCGAACCGGACGAAGCTGTCGAACCGATGGGCGTCGTGGTCCGCCAAGAGGGCGGACACATCGATTTACAACTATCGACACAACTAGAAAAACTCGCCCAACACCTGGGCCTGCAAAGCGAAGAAGAATGA
- a CDS encoding FliI/YscN family ATPase produces the protein MKNAPFPELVKADDYRQTIRNAIDGRVVGSVHAIVGNRVEVRGLSVPVGSICTIHTRSGQKGAAKVIGFRDDSPILAVMDELSALSSGDPVELQSHSVNLRLGEGLIGRVVDALGRPLDGRPLPASLTSTSINMEPPASLDRPPIETVFETGIRSIDGLLTCGLGQRLGIFAGAGGGKSTLMGMLAKNSKADAVVIGLIGERGREVREFIEHTLGKKGMARSTLVVSTNDQPATMRIQAAWTATAIATALRDQGKNVVLLMDSITRFATAQREIGLAVGEPPTTRGYPPSVFSTLPKLVEQSGRTERGSITAFYAVLVDGDDNNEPISDNLRGLLDGHFFLSRKLGSEGHWPAIDVLESLSRLQTKLIPANSLAAATQLRKWLANYRTNEDLINIGAYRAGTNPELDKTIEMQPMLKQFLTQKSNEVSPLAITMKAMQTLAG, from the coding sequence ATGAAGAACGCTCCCTTCCCCGAACTGGTGAAAGCCGACGATTACCGCCAGACGATCCGCAATGCGATCGATGGCCGCGTCGTCGGGTCGGTCCATGCGATCGTCGGCAATCGGGTCGAGGTCCGCGGGCTGAGCGTGCCCGTCGGTTCGATCTGCACGATCCACACCCGCAGCGGGCAAAAGGGCGCTGCCAAGGTGATCGGCTTCCGCGACGATTCGCCGATCCTGGCGGTGATGGATGAATTATCAGCTCTCTCGTCGGGCGATCCGGTCGAACTGCAGAGCCACAGCGTGAACCTGCGATTGGGCGAGGGACTGATCGGCCGCGTCGTCGACGCATTGGGCCGCCCATTGGACGGACGCCCGCTGCCCGCTTCGCTGACCTCCACCTCGATCAACATGGAACCGCCCGCGTCTTTGGATCGCCCGCCGATCGAGACCGTCTTCGAAACGGGGATCCGTTCGATTGATGGGCTGCTGACTTGCGGGCTCGGACAACGGCTGGGCATCTTTGCCGGAGCCGGTGGCGGCAAGAGTACCCTGATGGGCATGCTGGCCAAGAACTCCAAAGCCGATGCTGTCGTGATCGGATTGATCGGCGAGCGTGGACGCGAGGTCCGCGAGTTCATCGAGCACACGTTGGGCAAAAAGGGAATGGCTCGCAGCACGCTTGTCGTTTCGACCAACGATCAACCGGCAACGATGCGGATCCAAGCGGCCTGGACCGCCACGGCGATCGCGACAGCGCTTCGCGACCAAGGCAAAAACGTCGTCCTGTTGATGGATTCGATCACCCGTTTTGCAACCGCTCAACGAGAGATCGGTCTGGCGGTCGGCGAACCTCCAACAACCCGCGGCTATCCGCCGTCGGTCTTCTCGACGCTGCCCAAGTTGGTCGAGCAATCGGGTCGCACCGAGCGTGGGTCGATCACCGCGTTTTACGCCGTCCTGGTCGACGGTGACGACAACAACGAACCGATCAGCGACAACCTGCGTGGATTGCTCGACGGCCACTTTTTCCTCAGCCGCAAACTTGGCTCCGAAGGGCACTGGCCGGCGATCGACGTCTTGGAGAGCCTCAGCCGTCTGCAGACCAAACTGATCCCGGCCAATTCGCTAGCCGCCGCGACTCAGCTGCGCAAATGGCTGGCCAATTACCGCACCAACGAAGACCTGATCAACATCGGAGCTTATCGCGCGGGGACCAATCCCGAGCTCGACAAGACGATCGAGATGCAGCCGATGTTGAAGCAATTCCTGACGCAAAAATCGAACGAGGTCTCGCCATTGGCGATCACCATGAAGGCGATGCAAACGCTTGCGGGCTAA
- a CDS encoding FliG C-terminal domain-containing protein, giving the protein MDQGSLRRVAVLLDSLDQVTASQLLAKMPPSRAAQVRYAISQLSGVDPLERKMAIADFMQKSQNATTPRPTPVASEPAAAAAPANATSSPAENSAEEEAESRDPLHFLNEMPIRALVSALSDEHPQTVAIVLASMQPSVAAQLLSDLPTSVCKSAIQRLAAITEIPSQALQEISEHLQSLMKKVTPAEPQAGSRSLASILTHLDLDQRKQILSELPDLAASLPPEPVAPVESAPPEPPQQLDEWDSGAIESAEVVDELHLDLDSEPTPIDFAPIERLPADALRRVLLEVEVDTAILSLCGMDPRVVQRLLTILPRNQRREVQDLMRKIDNVELRQIDASQRELYDAAMQLHDAGKLPELHLPASAPSRMSFAA; this is encoded by the coding sequence GTGGATCAGGGTTCGCTTCGTCGCGTCGCTGTCTTGCTGGACAGTCTCGATCAGGTCACGGCGTCCCAGTTGCTGGCCAAGATGCCCCCATCGCGAGCGGCTCAGGTCCGGTACGCGATCTCACAACTGTCCGGAGTCGATCCGCTGGAACGGAAGATGGCGATCGCCGACTTCATGCAGAAGTCGCAGAACGCCACGACGCCCCGCCCGACCCCTGTCGCCTCTGAGCCCGCCGCCGCGGCAGCTCCCGCCAACGCAACCTCTTCGCCAGCGGAGAACTCCGCCGAAGAAGAAGCCGAATCGCGCGACCCGCTGCATTTCCTGAACGAGATGCCGATCCGTGCGCTCGTCAGCGCCCTGTCGGACGAACACCCGCAAACCGTCGCGATCGTGCTGGCTTCGATGCAACCGTCGGTCGCCGCTCAACTGCTGTCCGACCTGCCGACATCGGTCTGCAAATCTGCGATCCAACGACTGGCCGCGATCACCGAGATCCCCAGCCAAGCGTTGCAGGAGATCAGCGAGCACCTGCAATCGTTGATGAAAAAGGTGACGCCAGCCGAACCGCAAGCGGGCAGCCGTTCGCTCGCCTCGATCCTGACGCACCTGGACCTCGACCAACGCAAACAAATCCTCTCCGAACTGCCCGATCTCGCTGCATCGTTGCCGCCCGAGCCCGTTGCCCCTGTGGAATCGGCGCCGCCGGAGCCACCGCAGCAGCTGGATGAATGGGATTCGGGAGCGATCGAATCGGCAGAGGTCGTCGATGAATTGCACCTAGATCTCGACAGCGAACCGACGCCCATCGATTTTGCCCCGATCGAACGCTTGCCCGCCGATGCGCTTCGCCGCGTGCTGTTGGAGGTCGAGGTCGACACCGCGATCCTGTCGTTGTGCGGGATGGACCCGCGCGTCGTCCAGCGGTTGCTGACGATCCTGCCTCGCAACCAACGCCGCGAGGTGCAAGATCTGATGCGGAAGATCGACAACGTCGAATTGCGTCAGATCGATGCCAGCCAACGCGAACTGTACGACGCAGCGATGCAATTGCACGACGCCGGTAAGCTGCCCGAACTGCATCTGCCAGCGTCGGCTCCCTCGCGAATGAGTTTCGCCGCGTAA
- a CDS encoding flagellar hook assembly protein FlgD encodes MSQIAATGATSSASSSADAAESGLNDLNLDDFLTLLITEMQNQDPLNPMENAEMLQQIGQIREIGATNDLTETLGNLSLSQQLTTASNLIGREVSGLSDDSEEITGKIDRVSVETDSDGGDSRNVKVHVGEKTIQVSNIREIVEG; translated from the coding sequence ATGTCACAAATTGCTGCAACAGGTGCTACCTCATCCGCTAGCAGTTCGGCGGACGCTGCCGAGAGTGGACTCAACGACCTGAATCTCGACGACTTCTTGACGTTGCTGATCACGGAAATGCAGAACCAAGATCCGCTGAATCCGATGGAAAACGCGGAAATGCTGCAACAGATCGGTCAGATTCGCGAGATCGGTGCGACCAACGATCTGACCGAAACGCTGGGTAATCTCTCCCTCAGCCAGCAGCTGACGACCGCTAGCAACCTGATCGGCCGCGAGGTCTCCGGACTTAGCGACGACTCCGAAGAGATCACGGGAAAGATCGATCGGGTTTCCGTTGAAACCGATAGTGACGGCGGAGATTCCCGGAATGTCAAAGTTCATGTTGGTGAAAAGACGATACAAGTGAGTAACATCCGGGAGATCGTCGAAGGCTAG
- a CDS encoding flagellar hook-basal body complex protein, whose protein sequence is MGLASALSTALTGLSAAETQIDVIGNNLANAQTVGFKASTAVFATQFLQTQSLGAAPTAENGGTNPRQVGLGVQVAEITSDFTQGTIEISSTPSHLAIQGEGFFIVESSQGENLFTRNGIFKLNSENQLTTATGQRLLGFGADESFRIEETQLKPITIPLGSESVAKSTTEVTFEGTLTPQGEVADVSQVIQSAILGDAAVPRPDGGDIEIGTSPVPASTGVTTAVAGGGALAAGNYQYRFTYVDNAGRETVPSAAVSVNAATGQQITLGNLPASPSPEYTSVNIYRTDAGGTEFFQLDTAATGATYIDDGTTPLSATELNTDTLSGNYTYMVTYHKSGSTESIPSVLIGPQNVVDGRITLDNFPIPPTPPTGGGFPEYDEIRIYRNLANDQNNFYLVDSVSPYDTYTDSRSDAEIADLNVAGNKLLDLDGPTINSNTLLTNVLKRDGLNYSPVFTVGTMSYQGEKGDRLLGTQELEITATSTVQDLIDFVEAASGIQTLQVDSQNPIPGSENNIPGETGTLIPGGYIQDGAIRFVSNTGELNALDIDLTSFRIEDDLGNVTVPNLAFGTIQEAEGTSAVADLVVYDSLGNPLDLRVTTTLEERTDEQTVYRWYADSSENQSTTSSGISVGTGLIRFDGNGNFISASNNTVNINRSGSPSVSPLQFDLDFTSVSGLATDTASLAATRQDGSAPGVLTSYVIGEDGIVRGVFSNGVTRDLGQIQLARFANPAGLDARGQNLYAQGINTGLPVQGGPGENGIGAIRAGALELSNTDMGADLVDLVLAGTQYRGNTRVITSTQELLDELLNLAR, encoded by the coding sequence ATGGGACTGGCATCTGCACTCAGCACGGCATTGACGGGCCTCAGCGCCGCTGAAACTCAGATCGACGTAATCGGCAATAACTTGGCTAATGCGCAGACGGTTGGGTTCAAAGCCTCGACCGCTGTCTTTGCGACGCAGTTTTTGCAGACCCAATCGCTAGGTGCTGCGCCGACCGCTGAAAACGGCGGCACCAACCCACGCCAGGTCGGTCTCGGTGTGCAGGTCGCGGAAATCACATCCGACTTCACGCAGGGAACGATCGAAATCAGTTCCACCCCATCGCACCTGGCAATTCAGGGCGAAGGATTCTTCATCGTGGAAAGTTCTCAGGGCGAGAATCTCTTCACGCGGAACGGTATCTTTAAGCTCAACAGCGAAAACCAACTGACCACCGCCACAGGGCAGCGGTTGCTTGGGTTCGGCGCCGACGAATCTTTCCGGATCGAAGAGACACAGCTGAAACCGATCACGATTCCGCTGGGAAGTGAAAGCGTTGCGAAATCGACAACCGAAGTCACCTTCGAAGGAACGTTGACGCCTCAAGGCGAAGTCGCCGACGTCTCTCAGGTCATCCAAAGCGCAATCCTCGGGGACGCCGCAGTCCCACGTCCCGATGGCGGCGACATCGAAATTGGAACGTCGCCGGTCCCCGCGTCGACTGGCGTCACAACAGCAGTTGCGGGAGGTGGTGCATTGGCGGCGGGCAATTATCAGTATCGCTTCACCTACGTCGATAACGCGGGGCGCGAAACGGTCCCTAGCGCCGCAGTCTCGGTCAACGCGGCGACCGGCCAACAGATCACGCTGGGGAATCTGCCAGCATCGCCATCGCCCGAATACACCTCGGTGAACATCTATCGCACCGATGCCGGAGGAACCGAGTTCTTCCAGCTGGACACGGCAGCCACCGGCGCCACTTATATCGACGACGGCACGACTCCGCTGTCGGCAACCGAACTGAACACCGACACGCTCAGCGGTAACTACACCTACATGGTGACGTACCACAAATCGGGTTCGACCGAGAGTATTCCCAGCGTTCTGATCGGGCCACAGAACGTCGTCGACGGGCGAATCACACTCGACAACTTTCCGATCCCACCAACTCCGCCAACAGGCGGCGGTTTCCCGGAATACGATGAGATCCGCATCTACCGCAACCTCGCCAACGATCAAAACAACTTTTATCTCGTCGATTCCGTCTCGCCATACGACACCTACACCGACAGTAGGTCCGACGCCGAGATCGCCGATCTCAATGTCGCGGGGAACAAACTGTTGGACCTCGACGGTCCCACGATCAACAGCAACACGCTGCTGACCAACGTCCTGAAACGGGACGGACTCAATTATTCACCTGTCTTCACCGTGGGGACGATGTCCTACCAGGGTGAAAAAGGGGATCGTTTGCTGGGAACCCAAGAGCTGGAGATCACGGCGACCTCCACGGTTCAAGACCTGATCGATTTTGTCGAAGCGGCGTCCGGCATCCAAACCCTTCAAGTCGATTCGCAGAACCCAATTCCCGGATCGGAAAACAACATTCCTGGCGAAACGGGAACATTGATCCCTGGTGGTTACATTCAAGACGGAGCGATTCGGTTTGTCAGCAACACCGGAGAACTCAATGCCTTGGATATCGACCTGACATCGTTCCGGATCGAAGACGATCTCGGGAACGTGACAGTTCCGAACCTCGCGTTTGGTACGATCCAAGAAGCGGAAGGAACCAGTGCGGTCGCGGACCTAGTCGTCTACGATTCGCTCGGCAACCCGCTGGACCTGCGGGTTACAACCACGCTGGAAGAGCGGACCGACGAACAGACGGTCTATCGATGGTACGCTGACAGCTCGGAAAACCAATCGACCACCAGCAGCGGCATCTCGGTCGGCACCGGTCTGATCCGTTTCGACGGCAACGGTAACTTCATCTCGGCTTCGAACAACACGGTGAATATCAACCGGAGCGGTTCCCCGAGTGTTTCTCCGTTGCAATTCGATCTCGACTTCACTTCGGTGTCGGGCCTCGCAACCGATACGGCTTCGCTGGCCGCGACCCGCCAAGACGGTTCGGCACCGGGCGTGTTGACCAGTTATGTAATCGGCGAAGACGGCATCGTCCGCGGCGTATTCAGCAACGGCGTGACGCGCGATCTGGGTCAGATTCAATTGGCCCGTTTCGCCAACCCCGCAGGCCTGGACGCACGCGGCCAGAACCTTTACGCCCAAGGCATCAACACCGGCCTGCCGGTTCAAGGTGGTCCGGGCGAAAACGGTATCGGAGCGATCCGCGCCGGTGCGTTGGAATTGTCCAACACCGACATGGGTGCCGACCTCGTCGACCTCGTACTCGCCGGAACGCAGTACCGGGGCAACACGCGGGTGATCACTTCGACTCAAGAACTGTTGGACGAATTGCTGAACCTGGCGCGCTAG
- a CDS encoding flagellar export protein FliJ, with protein MKGFKFRLASLLSLRCSERDAARRGVADATQALGILETQIADKSSELENLKTQRGTYLQGQISVDQLLAQGRHEILVEQEKATLQQQVGQVNVELRKRELILQTADQEVKRIEKLRDRALQTYRDTEQARLQAEMDEVAAVLHQSAEHSLRGT; from the coding sequence ATGAAAGGATTCAAATTTCGACTCGCCTCGCTGTTGAGCCTGCGTTGCAGCGAGCGCGATGCGGCGCGGCGGGGCGTCGCCGACGCGACTCAGGCGTTGGGAATCCTGGAAACTCAGATCGCCGACAAAAGCAGCGAACTGGAAAACCTGAAGACCCAGCGCGGCACCTATTTACAGGGGCAGATCAGCGTCGACCAATTGTTGGCTCAGGGACGCCATGAAATTCTTGTCGAGCAAGAAAAAGCTACACTTCAGCAGCAGGTCGGCCAGGTCAACGTCGAACTGCGAAAACGGGAACTGATCCTGCAGACAGCCGATCAAGAAGTCAAACGGATCGAAAAGCTGCGCGATCGCGCGTTGCAGACCTACCGCGACACAGAACAAGCGAGGCTGCAAGCCGAAATGGACGAAGTCGCCGCCGTGCTGCACCAGTCGGCGGAACATAGCTTACGTGGGACTTAA